A stretch of Lathyrus oleraceus cultivar Zhongwan6 chromosome 6, CAAS_Psat_ZW6_1.0, whole genome shotgun sequence DNA encodes these proteins:
- the LOC127091169 gene encoding ribosome-recycling factor, chloroplastic → MATSFSPTTPLRSIFQNHPKPLLLSHSDSSYSVKRSSTYASLNLPRNFTLSRNGKPLLSKGFLTLHRRKGIVRAATIEEIEAEKASIEKDVKNRMEKTLDNVRSNFSSIRTGRATPTMLDKIEVEYYGSPVSLKSIAQISTPDASSLLVQPYDKSILKSIEKAIVNSDVGLTPNNDGDVIRLSIPQLTSDRRKELTKIVSKQVEEGKVALRNIRRDALKAYEKLEKEKKLSEDNVKDLSSDLQKLTDDYIKKVDVIYKQKEKELLTV, encoded by the exons ATGGCAACATCTTTCTCTCCCACAACACCGCTCCGTTCCATCTTCCAAAACCATCCCAAACCTCTTCTTCTCTCCCACTCAG ATTCCTCTTACAGCGTCAAACGCTCTTCCACCTATGCCTCTCTAAACCTCCCTCGCAACTTCACACTCTCTAGGAATGGAAAACCTCTCCTCTCTAAAGGATTCTTGACCTTGCATAGAAG AAAGGGAATTGTGAGGGCTGCTACTATTGAAGAAATTGAAGCTGAAAAAGCATCTATTGAGAAAGATGTT AAAAACAGAATGGAAAAGACTCTTGATAATGTTAGGTCTAATTTCAGTTCCATAAGGACCGGGCGAGCAACCCCGACTATGCTTGACAAAATTGAG GTGGAATACTATGGATCTCCAGTTAGCTTGAAGAGCATTGCTCAAATAAGCACTCCTGATGCCAGTTCTCTGTTGGTACAGCCATATGACAAATCAAT CTTGAAGTCTATTGAGAAAGCCATAGTTAACTCTGATGTTGGTTTGACTCCAAATAACGATGGAGACGTGATAAGGTTGAGTATCCCTCAGTTGACATCTGATAGACGAAAG GAACTAACGAAGATAGTGTCTAAACAAGTTGAAGAAGGGAAG GTGGCTTTGAGGAACATAAGAAGAGATGCTTTGAAAGCTTATGAAAAACTTGAAAAG GAAAAAAAGCTCTCAGAAGATAATGTGAAGGACTTGTCTAGCGACTTGCAG AAGCTGACAGATGATTATATAAAGAAGGTTGATGTGATCTACAAACAGAAGGAAAAG GAGTTGCTGACCGTTTGA